A genomic stretch from Streptomyces venezuelae ATCC 10712 includes:
- a CDS encoding PTS fructose transporter subunit IIABC yields the protein MSRMITADLVDLDLAADTKEAAARSLAERMVARGRVTDLDGFLADVAAREAQMPTGLDGGIGIPHCRSAHVTEPTLAFGRSAAGVDFGAPDGPADLIFLIAAPAGADDAHLTILSSLARQLMNEEFTGALRSVATPEEAAALIAGEEAEEPPAEEEAEEESGEAPEGVAAGAEATGAVPFRIVAVTSCPTGIAHTYMAAESLEKAGHAAGVEVSVETQGSAGFTRLDPAVVAAADGVIFAHDVPVREKERFAGKATVDVGVKAGINRPAELIAEVREKAARGEVSAPATAASPVDKAGEPGEGYGTKLRKWLMSGVSYMVPFVAAGGLLIALGFAIGGWNIDKAPSVTEHFAWGQADSWAALMFQIGGLAFSFLVPVLAGYISYGMADRPGLVPGFVGGAIALTVNAGFLGGLVAGLLAGGTVLAIQRVRIPTVLRGIMPVVVIPLLSSIVVGFLMFLVVGKPIASLQKALTDWLSGLSGANAVILGVILGLMMCFDLGGPVNKVAYAFAVGGLANPNEGSLKVMAAVMAAGMVPPLAMALATAVRGRLFTRTERENGKAAWVLGASFISEGAIPFAAADPLRVIPATMAGGAVTGALSMAFECTLRAPHGGLFVLPLIGNPLLYLLAIVAGTVVSAGLVILLKGLRKTAPEGDGAVPAVVDPQVTVAA from the coding sequence ATGAGCAGGATGATCACCGCGGACCTGGTCGATCTCGACCTGGCCGCGGACACCAAGGAAGCGGCGGCCCGTTCGCTCGCGGAGCGGATGGTCGCCCGGGGCCGGGTCACCGACCTCGACGGCTTCCTCGCCGACGTCGCCGCCCGCGAGGCCCAGATGCCGACCGGCCTGGACGGCGGCATCGGCATCCCGCACTGCCGCAGCGCCCATGTCACCGAGCCGACCCTCGCCTTCGGCCGCTCGGCGGCCGGGGTCGACTTCGGCGCCCCCGACGGCCCCGCGGACCTGATCTTCCTGATCGCCGCCCCGGCGGGCGCGGACGACGCGCATCTGACGATCCTGTCCTCCCTGGCCCGCCAGCTGATGAACGAGGAGTTCACGGGGGCGCTGCGGTCGGTGGCGACGCCCGAGGAGGCGGCGGCGCTGATCGCGGGGGAGGAGGCGGAGGAACCTCCGGCCGAGGAAGAAGCCGAGGAAGAGTCCGGGGAGGCGCCGGAGGGAGTCGCGGCCGGCGCGGAGGCCACAGGTGCCGTCCCCTTCCGGATCGTCGCCGTCACCTCCTGCCCGACCGGCATCGCCCACACCTACATGGCCGCCGAGTCCCTGGAGAAGGCCGGTCACGCCGCCGGTGTCGAGGTGTCCGTCGAGACGCAGGGCTCCGCCGGGTTCACCCGGCTCGACCCGGCCGTCGTCGCGGCCGCCGACGGCGTGATCTTCGCGCACGACGTGCCGGTACGCGAGAAGGAACGGTTCGCCGGGAAGGCGACCGTCGACGTCGGCGTCAAGGCCGGCATCAACCGGCCCGCCGAACTGATCGCCGAAGTACGCGAGAAGGCCGCACGCGGCGAGGTCTCCGCCCCCGCCACCGCCGCGAGCCCCGTCGACAAGGCGGGCGAGCCCGGCGAGGGATACGGCACCAAGCTCCGCAAGTGGCTCATGTCCGGCGTGAGTTACATGGTCCCGTTCGTCGCCGCCGGCGGCCTCCTGATCGCCCTCGGCTTCGCCATCGGCGGCTGGAACATCGACAAGGCCCCCTCCGTCACCGAGCACTTCGCCTGGGGCCAGGCCGACAGCTGGGCCGCCCTGATGTTCCAGATCGGCGGGCTCGCGTTCAGCTTCCTCGTACCGGTCCTCGCCGGCTACATCTCGTACGGGATGGCCGACCGTCCCGGTCTCGTCCCCGGCTTCGTCGGCGGCGCGATCGCCCTCACCGTCAACGCCGGCTTCCTCGGCGGCCTCGTCGCGGGTCTGCTCGCGGGCGGCACCGTCCTCGCCATCCAGCGGGTGAGGATCCCCACCGTCCTCAGGGGCATCATGCCGGTGGTCGTGATCCCGCTGTTGTCCTCGATCGTCGTCGGCTTCCTGATGTTCCTCGTCGTCGGCAAGCCCATCGCCTCGCTCCAGAAGGCGCTCACCGACTGGCTGTCCGGGCTCTCCGGCGCCAACGCGGTCATCCTCGGCGTCATCCTCGGCCTGATGATGTGCTTCGACCTCGGCGGTCCCGTCAACAAGGTCGCGTACGCCTTCGCGGTGGGCGGCCTCGCCAACCCCAACGAGGGTTCCCTCAAGGTCATGGCCGCCGTGATGGCCGCGGGCATGGTGCCGCCGCTCGCGATGGCCCTCGCCACCGCCGTCCGCGGCCGGCTCTTCACCAGGACCGAGCGGGAGAACGGCAAGGCGGCCTGGGTCCTCGGGGCCTCGTTCATCTCCGAGGGCGCGATCCCGTTCGCCGCGGCCGACCCGCTGCGGGTCATCCCCGCGACGATGGCGGGCGGCGCGGTCACCGGCGCCCTGTCGATGGCCTTCGAGTGCACCCTGCGGGCCCCGCACGGAGGCCTCTTCGTCCTGCCGCTGATCGGCAACCCGCTGCTCTACCTGCTCGCGATCGTCGCGGGCACGGTCGTCAGCGCCGGGCTCGTCATCCTCCTGAAGGGCCTGCGGAAGACGGCGCCCGAGGGCGACGGGGCCGTGCCGGCCGTCGTCGATCCCCAGGTGACCGTGGCGGCCTGA
- the pfkB gene encoding 1-phosphofructokinase — translation MILTVTPNPSLDRTYEVPALERGEVLRARAERVDPGGKGVNVSRAVAAAGHRTVAVVPLGGAPGALVAQLLAGQGIEVAPVPVAGHTRSNIALAEPDGTLTKVNAPGPELTEEEAETILATVGAHSPAADWIACCGSLPRGLTPEWYARLVTRAHGAGARIALDTSGPSLLAALAARPDVVKPNADELAEAVGRPLRTIGDAVGAAEELRGLGAGAVLASLGADGQLLVSAAGVWFGRAAVAAVRSDVGAGDASLAGFLAAGGEGPGALAAAVAHGAAAVQLPGSEMPTPGDLNPSAVTVTDDVPLDLTLSEQGSPR, via the coding sequence ATGATCCTCACCGTCACCCCCAACCCCTCCCTCGACCGGACGTACGAGGTCCCCGCCCTGGAGCGCGGCGAGGTGCTGCGGGCCCGCGCCGAACGCGTCGACCCCGGCGGCAAGGGCGTCAACGTCTCCCGGGCCGTCGCCGCCGCCGGACACCGCACCGTCGCCGTCGTGCCGCTCGGCGGAGCACCCGGCGCGCTCGTCGCCCAGCTGCTCGCCGGACAGGGCATCGAGGTCGCCCCCGTCCCGGTCGCCGGGCACACCCGCTCCAACATCGCGCTCGCGGAGCCCGACGGGACACTGACCAAGGTCAACGCGCCCGGCCCGGAGCTGACCGAGGAAGAGGCGGAGACGATCCTCGCCACCGTCGGCGCCCACTCGCCGGCCGCCGACTGGATCGCCTGCTGCGGCAGCCTCCCGCGCGGCCTCACACCCGAGTGGTACGCCCGGCTCGTCACCCGCGCCCACGGCGCCGGGGCCCGGATCGCGCTCGACACCTCGGGACCGTCCCTCCTCGCCGCGCTCGCCGCCCGGCCGGACGTCGTCAAGCCGAACGCCGACGAACTCGCCGAGGCCGTCGGCCGCCCGCTCCGCACGATCGGCGACGCGGTCGGGGCGGCGGAGGAACTGCGCGGGCTCGGCGCGGGCGCGGTCCTCGCCAGCCTGGGCGCCGACGGACAGCTGCTCGTCTCGGCGGCCGGGGTCTGGTTCGGCCGCGCGGCCGTCGCCGCCGTCCGCTCCGACGTCGGAGCCGGGGACGCCTCCCTCGCGGGCTTCCTCGCGGCGGGCGGCGAAGGCCCCGGGGCCCTCGCGGCCGCCGTCGCCCACGGAGCGGCCGCCGTCCAGCTGCCCGGCAGCGAAATGCCCACCCCGGGCGACCTGAACCCGTCGGCGGTCACGGTGACCGACGACGTCCCCCTGGACCTCACCCTCAGCGAGCAAGGGAGCCCGCGATGA
- a CDS encoding DeoR/GlpR family DNA-binding transcription regulator — MYAPERQQQILRLARESGRVDVLSLAEEFQVTAETVRRDLKALDRAGLVRRVHGGAIPAGRLDFEPDLAERESTAADEKDRIVRAALAELPEEGSVVLDAGSTVARLAAEFPLDRALTVVTHALPVAARLADHPGIDLHLVGGRVRHRTRAAVDAWALRAYGEIRADVAFLGANGFSPAYGLTTPDLAEAAVKRAVIASARRVVLLADSAKHGQEHFARFGDLTDIDLIVTDSGLGTEDAAAIEAAGTEVVRA, encoded by the coding sequence ATGTACGCACCGGAGCGTCAGCAACAGATCCTGCGGCTCGCCCGCGAGAGCGGACGCGTCGACGTCCTCTCCCTCGCCGAGGAGTTCCAGGTCACCGCCGAGACCGTACGGCGGGACCTCAAGGCCCTCGACCGGGCCGGGCTCGTCCGCAGGGTGCACGGCGGCGCCATCCCCGCCGGACGGCTCGACTTCGAGCCCGACCTCGCCGAGCGCGAGTCCACCGCCGCCGACGAGAAGGACCGGATCGTCCGGGCCGCCCTCGCCGAACTGCCCGAGGAGGGCAGCGTCGTCCTCGACGCCGGATCGACCGTCGCCCGGCTCGCCGCCGAATTCCCCCTCGACCGCGCGCTGACCGTCGTCACCCACGCCCTCCCGGTCGCCGCCCGGCTCGCCGACCACCCCGGCATCGACCTCCACCTCGTCGGCGGGCGGGTGCGGCACCGCACCCGCGCCGCCGTCGACGCCTGGGCGCTCCGGGCCTACGGCGAGATCCGCGCCGACGTCGCCTTCCTCGGCGCCAACGGCTTCTCGCCCGCGTACGGACTCACCACCCCCGACCTCGCGGAGGCCGCCGTCAAGCGGGCCGTGATCGCCTCCGCCCGCCGCGTCGTGCTCCTCGCCGACTCGGCCAAGCACGGCCAGGAGCACTTCGCCCGCTTCGGCGACCTGACCGACATCGACCTGATCGTCACCGACAGCGGCCTCGGCACCGAGGACGCCGCCGCCATCGAGGCGGCGGGAACGGAAGTCGTCCGCGCATGA
- a CDS encoding MFS transporter, which yields MSAHDADAVTDTAAPTDPQDKRRWIALAIVMTAAFMDLVDATIVNIAIPSIERDLGASFGAIQWITAGYALAFAAGLITGGRLGDIYGRKRLFLLGTAGFTLASALCGFAANQEMLVGSRLLQGAAAAMMVPQVLSIIHVTFPAHERGKVFGMFGAIIGLGAVSGPLLGALLTQWNIAGLEWRPIFLINLPVGIAGLLLGRKFITESKAPKALRLDMVGVLLVTAALLMLIYPLTRGRELDWPLWGHLMMAGSLVVFGALVAYEKYKTKKDGSPLIELSLFRVKSFAAGIAVQLTFGVVMGIFFLVWTLYMQIGLGWSPLRAGLTGVPFSIAVSTAAGLSVQKLVPRFGRKVLQAGALTMIAGVLLYLFEAGRYGTGIASWQMIPPLVVMGLGMGLIVAPLTDAVLSDVPKEHAGSASGLINTTGQMGNALGLGLVSVVFFGVIDGKPAPKSPTEAGLAFADAFQNAMGWVAGVLAVIFLVMFALPAKPKQHLEGGDGGEYGDGGDGDGDGVIEKEPVLTH from the coding sequence ATGAGTGCACACGACGCCGACGCCGTCACGGATACGGCCGCCCCCACCGACCCGCAGGACAAGCGGCGCTGGATAGCCCTTGCCATCGTCATGACGGCCGCCTTCATGGACCTGGTCGACGCCACGATCGTCAACATCGCGATCCCCAGCATCGAGCGGGACCTCGGTGCCTCCTTCGGTGCCATCCAGTGGATCACCGCCGGGTACGCGCTGGCGTTCGCCGCCGGCCTGATCACCGGTGGCCGCCTCGGTGACATCTACGGCCGCAAGCGCCTCTTCCTCCTCGGCACGGCGGGCTTCACGCTCGCCTCCGCGCTCTGCGGTTTCGCGGCCAACCAGGAGATGCTGGTCGGCTCCCGCCTCCTCCAGGGCGCGGCGGCCGCGATGATGGTGCCGCAGGTGCTGTCGATCATCCACGTGACCTTCCCGGCGCACGAGCGCGGCAAGGTCTTCGGAATGTTCGGCGCGATCATCGGTCTGGGCGCGGTCTCGGGCCCGCTGCTCGGCGCGCTGCTCACCCAGTGGAACATCGCGGGCCTGGAATGGCGCCCGATCTTCCTGATCAACCTGCCCGTCGGCATCGCGGGCCTGCTCCTGGGCCGGAAGTTCATCACGGAGTCGAAGGCCCCGAAGGCGCTCCGCCTGGACATGGTGGGCGTGCTCCTGGTGACGGCCGCCCTGCTGATGCTGATCTACCCGCTGACGCGCGGCCGCGAGCTGGACTGGCCGCTGTGGGGCCACCTGATGATGGCCGGCAGCCTGGTCGTCTTCGGCGCGCTCGTGGCGTACGAGAAGTACAAGACGAAGAAGGACGGCTCGCCGCTCATCGAGCTGTCGCTGTTCAGGGTGAAGAGCTTCGCGGCGGGCATCGCGGTGCAGCTGACCTTCGGTGTCGTGATGGGCATCTTCTTCCTGGTGTGGACGCTGTACATGCAGATCGGCCTCGGCTGGAGCCCGCTGCGGGCGGGTCTGACGGGTGTGCCGTTCTCGATCGCGGTGTCGACGGCCGCCGGTCTGTCGGTGCAGAAGCTGGTGCCGCGCTTCGGCCGGAAGGTGCTCCAGGCCGGTGCGCTGACGATGATCGCGGGCGTGCTGCTCTACCTCTTCGAAGCGGGCCGGTACGGGACGGGCATCGCGTCCTGGCAGATGATCCCGCCGCTGGTGGTCATGGGCCTCGGCATGGGCCTGATCGTGGCGCCGCTGACGGACGCGGTGCTCTCGGACGTGCCGAAGGAGCACGCCGGGTCGGCCTCGGGTCTGATCAACACGACCGGCCAGATGGGCAACGCGCTGGGCCTCGGCCTGGTGTCGGTGGTCTTCTTCGGCGTGATCGACGGCAAGCCCGCTCCGAAGTCCCCGACCGAGGCGGGCCTGGCGTTCGCCGACGCCTTCCAGAACGCCATGGGCTGGGTGGCGGGCGTGCTCGCCGTGATCTTCCTGGTGATGTTCGCGCTTCCGGCGAAGCCGAAGCAGCACCTGGAGGGCGGCGACGGCGGCGAGTACGGCGACGGCGGTGACGGCGACGGTGACGGCGTGATCGAGAAGGAGCCGGTGCTGACGCACTGA
- a CDS encoding helix-turn-helix transcriptional regulator translates to MTDTPARLLNLLSLLQTPREWPGSELAERLSVSPRTIRRDIDRLRDLGYPVEATLGAVGGYRLVAGTAMPPLLLDDEEAVAIAVGLRAGAGHAIEGVEEASVRALAKLEQVLPARLRHRVSTLQNATIPLTRGDGATVTPATLTALAGTVTGREKLRFGYRAGDGAETKRLVEPYRLVSTGRRWYLVAYDLGREDWRTFRVDRVSDPLATGARFTPRELPAGDAAQLLVRSMSRAQPEFDLDVTFEAPADFVTARLPSHLVPTPTGPTTCRLRTRATDSVEWLAIRLALVDAPFTIHGPTPLLTYVEDLGARLTSSTKG, encoded by the coding sequence ATGACGGACACCCCGGCACGACTCCTGAATCTGCTCTCGCTCCTCCAGACCCCGCGCGAGTGGCCCGGAAGCGAGCTCGCCGAACGCCTCTCGGTCTCCCCGCGCACCATCCGCCGGGACATCGACCGGCTCCGTGACCTCGGCTATCCCGTCGAGGCGACCCTCGGCGCGGTCGGCGGCTACCGGCTCGTCGCCGGTACGGCCATGCCGCCGCTCCTCCTCGACGACGAGGAGGCCGTCGCGATCGCCGTGGGCCTGCGGGCCGGGGCGGGGCACGCGATCGAAGGCGTCGAGGAGGCGTCCGTACGGGCCCTGGCCAAGCTGGAACAGGTCCTGCCGGCGCGGCTGCGGCACCGGGTCTCCACCCTCCAGAACGCGACGATCCCGCTGACGAGGGGGGACGGCGCGACGGTCACCCCCGCCACCCTGACGGCCCTCGCGGGCACCGTCACCGGCCGGGAAAAGCTCCGCTTCGGGTACCGGGCGGGAGACGGGGCCGAGACGAAACGCCTGGTCGAGCCCTACCGGCTGGTCTCCACCGGTCGCCGCTGGTACCTCGTGGCGTACGACCTCGGGCGCGAGGACTGGCGCACCTTCCGCGTCGACCGGGTCAGCGACCCGCTCGCCACGGGGGCCCGCTTCACCCCGCGCGAGCTGCCGGCGGGCGACGCGGCCCAGCTCCTGGTCCGCTCCATGTCCCGCGCCCAGCCGGAGTTCGACCTGGACGTCACCTTCGAGGCCCCCGCCGACTTCGTCACGGCCCGCCTCCCGTCCCACCTGGTCCCGACCCCGACGGGCCCCACGACCTGCCGCCTGCGCACCCGCGCGACGGACTCGGTCGAATGGCTCGCCATCCGCCTGGCCCTGGTGGACGCCCCCTTCACCATCCACGGCCCGACCCCCCTCCTCACCTACGTGGAGGACCTGGGCGCCCGCCTGACGTCGTCGACGAAAGGCTGA
- a CDS encoding sigma-70 family RNA polymerase sigma factor: MATRAVARRQTSATSGAARASSVRAVGGEIADRDLVGMYLDEIARTPLLDAAKEVELSQTIEAGVYARQILDGEVESEAAGASREELEALYAAGERAKDLFIKSNLRLVVAVARRYPRSGLPLLDLIQEGNAGLVRAVEKFDYAKGFKFSTYATWWIRQAITRSIADQSRTIRLPVHLVEELGRIRRVQREFNREHGREPEPAEIAAELDTKPERVVDVLDWARDPVSLNMSVDDEGETQFGDLLEDTSAVSPEQSVLTLLRSEELDDLIDKLDHRTASIIRMRYGIEDGRERTLTEVGKEHGLTRERIRQIEKHALLELKKMAHDTGFDAVA; this comes from the coding sequence ATGGCAACCCGTGCCGTCGCCCGTCGTCAGACCTCCGCCACGAGCGGGGCCGCACGGGCAAGCAGCGTTCGCGCCGTGGGCGGGGAGATCGCCGACCGCGACCTGGTCGGCATGTACCTCGACGAGATCGCGCGCACGCCCCTGCTCGACGCCGCCAAGGAGGTCGAGCTCTCCCAGACGATCGAGGCCGGGGTGTACGCCCGGCAGATACTCGACGGAGAGGTGGAGAGCGAGGCGGCCGGCGCCTCCCGCGAGGAGCTCGAAGCGCTCTACGCGGCGGGCGAGCGTGCCAAGGACCTCTTCATCAAGTCCAACCTGCGGCTCGTCGTGGCCGTCGCCCGACGCTACCCGCGCAGCGGACTGCCGCTGCTCGACCTGATCCAGGAGGGGAACGCGGGCCTGGTGCGCGCGGTCGAGAAGTTCGACTACGCGAAGGGCTTCAAGTTCTCCACGTACGCGACGTGGTGGATCCGCCAGGCCATCACCCGGTCCATCGCCGACCAGTCGCGGACGATCCGGCTGCCCGTCCACCTGGTCGAGGAGCTCGGCCGGATCCGGCGGGTGCAGCGCGAGTTCAACCGGGAGCACGGCCGCGAGCCGGAGCCGGCGGAGATCGCGGCCGAGCTGGACACCAAGCCCGAGCGGGTCGTCGACGTCCTGGACTGGGCCCGAGACCCGGTCTCGCTGAACATGTCGGTGGACGACGAGGGCGAGACGCAGTTCGGCGACCTCCTGGAGGACACGTCGGCGGTCTCGCCGGAGCAGTCGGTCCTCACGCTGCTGCGCAGCGAGGAGCTCGACGACCTCATCGACAAGCTCGACCACCGGACGGCGTCCATCATCCGCATGCGGTACGGGATCGAGGACGGCCGCGAGCGGACGCTGACGGAGGTCGGCAAGGAGCACGGCCTGACGCGCGAGCGGATCCGCCAGATCGAGAAGCACGCGCTCCTCGAACTGAAGAAGATGGCCCACGACACGGGCTTCGACGCGGTGGCCTAG